One genomic window of Quercus robur chromosome 6, dhQueRobu3.1, whole genome shotgun sequence includes the following:
- the LOC126689737 gene encoding agamous-like MADS-box protein AGL11 — MGRGKIEIKRIENTTNRQVTFCKRRNGLLKKAYELSILCEAEVALIIFSSRGRLYEYANNSTKSTIERYKKACNDGLGTSCIAQTNAQYYQRESTKLRQLIQNMQNANRHLLGEGLNSLNIKEMKQLEGRIEQGLTRIRSKKHEMLVAEIEYSQKRVMELENESVCLQAKIEEIERLQQVNLNMSGSELNAIQALSCNFFTPIVVEGSTSYSQPK, encoded by the exons ATGGGGAGAGGAAAGATTGAGATCAAGCGAATTGAGAACACTACAAACCGTCAAGTCACTTTCTGTAAGAGGAGAAATGGTCTCTTAAAGAAAGCTTATGAACTATCTATCCTATGTGAAGCCGAAGTGGCTCTTATCATCTTCTCCAGTCGTGGGCGGCTTTATGAGTATGCAAACAACAG CACAAAATCAACCATAGAGAGGTATAAGAAGGCATGCAATGATGGCTTAGGAACAAGCTGTATTGCACAAACAAATGCTCAA TACTATCAACGAGAATCTACAAAATTGAGGCAACTCATCCAAAATATGCAGAACGCTAACAG GCACTTACTGGGTGAGGGATTAAATTCTCTTAATATCAAAGAGATGAAACAATTGGAGGGCAGGATTGAACAAGGACTCACTAGAATCAGGTCAAagaag CATGAAATGTTGGTGGCTGAAATTGAATATTCTCAGAAAAGG GTGATGGAGCTCGAAAATGAAAGTGTTTGTCTTCAAGCAAAG atagaagaaattgaaagGCTTCAACAAGTAAACTTGAATATGTCTGGATCAGAGCTCAATGCAATTCAGGCATTATCTTGCAATTTCTTTACTCCAATTGTAGTTGAGGGTAGCACTTCCTACTCACAACCTAAATAA